GCTTGATTGAGGCCTAGTTGCTGGAGTTCATCGAGCAGCACTTCCATGCAGTAGGGAACATAGAAAAGATTTCGCGATGTGACACGTTGGTCATCGCGGCATGATTCGCTTGAACAGTTTTCGCTGCCGTTTGCTTTTGCATCCTGGCGACTTCGCGAGTGATGTTCAGCGACATCGTGTGAATCCTCTCTTTGGGTTCGGACTGAAGGGTTTGTTAACTGTTAAACCACAGTGAGCCCTGAGTCGCCCGAAAGCTCAAGCCGAGAGGCGGACGGATCGGCAGGAATTGCCAAAGAAGAATAATCATCGCCAGATTGGTCGCAATCGAGCGCACAGCGTCGATTCATTCGCACCAAGCTGCACGCCAACAGGATGGCGATTTCGTTTCGTCGCTGTTCAGCTGAAATCAGGGTCTGTTCGTCGAACGACATGCAAGTACCTCCACAAAAAGAGTCACTCACATCCGCCCACGCTGTGCGTCAAAGCCAGAAGTCGAGAAGGAATTCGGGGTAACCACCGCCCCTACCACTACCTACCCCATTGCATCCAATTCCGACGATGGAAAATGGGAAAAAGAGTCGATTTGAAAAATAGAGAACGTGCATCAAGTTGGAAAGCCGGATTGCCTGCACGGTCTGCAGGCGATCCGGACTTGACCCACTGCTGCGACAGTCCCACGGCTACCTTGCTTTTCGGAATTGCGGACGGCGTCCACGTCTCCGCTCTCTGGGCTCTGTGTCAGCGGGCAGACCGAGCTTGTCACGAACGAAGTTGTTGAGCGAGATCCGGTGGGACTGAGATCGGATATTGAGCGACTCCCGCTCGTCCTCCGTCAACCGGATAGTGATTAATTTGTCTCGCGGAATTCGCTCAGAAAGATCGTCCGTTGACTCTGGCTCATTGAGGTAGTCGGATTCATTGAAATTGGCAACTTGGATCATGGTTGGTGTCTCCTCAAAGGATCAGGGAAATGTGAATGCTGATCCCATTGTGCGAGGGTGCTGTGACAAGTCTGGTCAAACAGAAATATATTCTCCAAAAAATTTGGTTCTGAGTTCGTCCACGTAGTGCGCGTTGTTCGGCAAACCACACGACTTCGCGTCAGGTATGGCCATTGCCACGTGTAACACTACCATGGGCCATGCAGGGCGCACTGCGAGGCACACTGCCACGATCCGTCGTCACCGTTCGAAAAGTCGGGGTAAAATTCACATCGCAACGAGCTTGAAAGGAGCGACGATAGGTAAAACACGAGGTCAAAACGACTTGCTGCGGGACTAACCATTTTCCCCTGAGCGATGAATATCAGGGAACATACGAACAGAAAGATAGTTCTGCTTCTACGGTGTCGGCCACCGGAGCATCGAAACTGTTGTCGGAGTTCAGTTCGGTGTCCGCCACCTACCGCACTTCAGTGATGGCTTATCCCCAAAGGTGTGTCTCTCTTGATTCGAGGTTGATGCCACCTTGAGACTCTCGGCGAAGACGTGGGCTAAGGTCCCCACTCTTAGCTGCTTCCGTTGACTCATGATTCTTTCAGTTAGTTTGGCGGCTGCCCGCTGGGGAACAGTCAGCAGTGTCACGAATCCGTTTGTCCTCACGGCAGACTTTGGCGAATTATTCCTGTAGAGAGCACCGACGACCGATTACGGTCGCTATACTCGAGATGTCAATGATAACTGAACTTGCGATGATGGCTGCTATTCCCACAGAATATGAGTGATGTAACGCGCCTACTCCACGAGATCGAGCACGGGGATCCCGTTGCGTCGGAACGGCTTCTGCCTCTCGTCTATGATGAACTACGTCGGCTCGCGTCGTACAAGCTGGCGTCCGAGAAGAGCAACATGACCTTGCAAGCCACGGCGCTAGTACACGAAGCCTACATACGACTTGTCGACACCGATCGGATTCAAACCTGGGAAAGTCGTGGGCATTTCTTCGCTGCCGCGGCGGAAGCCATGCGAAGGATTCTCATTAATCGTGCGCGTGACAAAGGAAGGCTAAAGCGAGGTGGAGACAGGAAGCGGATCAACCTTGATGCCGTCACGGTTGCCGTAACATCTGACCCCGCGGATCTGCTTGCATTTGATCAGGCATTGGAGCAGTTAACCGACGAGGATGCGGTGTGTGCTAAATTAGTGAAACTACGGTTCTTTGCGGGTTTGACGCAGGGCGAAGCCGCCGATGCGTTAGGGATCGCTCGACGAACCGCCGATCGCTACTGGGCATATGCGCGAGCGTGGCTATACGACTATTTGGACGCCACGTAGCAGCGTCGCTTACGATTCGGCGCGGCTGGCTGCCAGGAGCGGCCACGCAATTCACGTGCAGGAAAAAAAGAAATTATTGGCGCAATCTGCGAATAAACGGGGCATTAGTATTTAAACCCCAGAACCCCGGAGACAGTGCGATGCCCGACGTTCAACGAAGCGCCCGAGAGATTTTCGGAAAAGCAATCGAGCTTGAATCAGAAGAGGAAGTGCAAAATTTTCTCGCGGGATCCTGTCAGGACGATGGCGACCTCCGAAGTCGAGTAGAGCGTCTTCTGCAAGCACATCGGGATTCTGGTCAGTTCCTACGCGGGCCCGAAACCACGATGCAAATGCCCTCTAGGCAAGAATGCGCCGGGACGCAGATTGGGCGATACAAGCTTCTCCAGGAGATCGGCGAAGGCGGCATGGGCGTCGTCTTTATGGCCGAGCAAGAACATCCAGTACGCCGCAAAGTGGCACTGAAGATCATCAAACCCGGAATGGACACAAAGCAGGTCATTGCTCGGTTTGA
This portion of the Novipirellula artificiosorum genome encodes:
- a CDS encoding ECF-type sigma factor, translated to MSDVTRLLHEIEHGDPVASERLLPLVYDELRRLASYKLASEKSNMTLQATALVHEAYIRLVDTDRIQTWESRGHFFAAAAEAMRRILINRARDKGRLKRGGDRKRINLDAVTVAVTSDPADLLAFDQALEQLTDEDAVCAKLVKLRFFAGLTQGEAADALGIARRTADRYWAYARAWLYDYLDAT